In Leptidea sinapis chromosome 21, ilLepSina1.1, whole genome shotgun sequence, the following proteins share a genomic window:
- the LOC126970541 gene encoding putative riboflavin kinase has translation MLAYLPFFIEGEVVQGFGRGSKELGCPTANYPRDVAKSLPSDIKPGVYYGWAQVDSNSVYKMVVNIGWCPFYQNKEMSIETHVLHQFDKDFYGSLLKICIVGYLRPEKNFNSLDELIYAIKQDIENAHKELDSDNAMKLKTHSFFTNN, from the exons ATGCTCGCCTACCTTCCATTTTTTATAGAAGGAGAAGTTGTTCAAGGATTTGGAAGAGGATCAAAAGAATTGGGCTGTCCCACAG CTAATTATCCTAGAGATGTAGCAAAATCTCTACCAAGTGATATCAAGCCTGGAGTTTATTATGGCTGGGCCCAGGTGGATTCTAATTCTGTTTATAAAATGGTTGTTAATATTGGATGGTGtccattttatcaaaataaagaaATGTCCATT GAGACACATGTTTTGCACCAATTTGATAAAGATTTCTACGgatcattattgaaaatatgtatAGTAGGATATTTAAGACCTGAAAAGAATTTCAATTCATTAGATGAATTGATATATGCTATCAAACAAGACATTGAGAATGCACATAAAGAACTTGATTCAGACAATGCAATGAAGCTAAAGACTCATAGCTTCTTTACGAATAATTAA
- the LOC126970545 gene encoding 40S ribosomal protein S27, with the protein MPLAVDLLHPSPASERRKHKLKRLVPHPNSYFMDVKCPGCYKITTVFSHAQRVVVCAGCSTILCQPTGGRARLTEGCSFRKKQH; encoded by the exons ATGCCG CTCGCAGTGGATTTATTGCACCCATCTCCCGCCTCGGAGAGGAGGAAGCATAAGCTAAAACGGCTTGTGCCTCACCCAAATTCGTATTTCATGGACGTTAAGTGTCCAGGATGTTATAAAATCACAACTGTATTCAGTCATGCACAAAGAGTAGTCGTGTGTGCAGGATGTTCAACAATCCTTTGCCAACCCACAGGAGGACGTGCAAGATTAACTGAAG GATGttcatttagaaaaaaacaacATTAG